One Campylobacter sp. RM16192 genomic region harbors:
- the lpxB gene encoding lipid-A-disaccharide synthase: MSKKLLVSCLEPSANLHLGEVLEFLPKYEILGIFDEKFGKPYMRSSEFSAMGFVEVLPLYFKAKRAIKEMVKLAKESDHILLIDSPAFNLPLAKAIKEAGVKAPITYYILPQVWAWKPKRVAKVEKYCDNLASILPFDAKFYNRCIYVGHPLLDELKVRKNTLIDSKKFAFMPGSRKAEIARLMPIFREVAKKIDGVKQLVVPPHLMNELEIYGDIGEFEVVNNAPRALLQSEFAFICSGTATLQAALIATPFVLAYKAKAIDIFIARIFVKLKFIGLANIMLDFMGENKLHIELLQDEVTAENLLKAYENCDKNKFIEGCIKLRNYLKHGSAENVANIIKKD, encoded by the coding sequence ATGAGTAAAAAACTATTAGTTTCATGCCTTGAGCCTTCTGCAAATTTGCATTTGGGTGAGGTTTTAGAATTTTTGCCTAAATATGAAATTTTAGGGATTTTTGACGAGAAATTCGGTAAGCCTTATATGAGGAGTTCTGAATTTTCGGCAATGGGATTTGTAGAAGTATTGCCGCTTTATTTTAAAGCTAAGCGCGCTATAAAAGAGATGGTAAAGCTAGCAAAAGAGTCTGATCATATCTTGCTAATAGATTCTCCTGCATTTAATCTTCCTCTTGCAAAAGCGATAAAAGAGGCAGGCGTTAAGGCTCCTATTACTTATTATATATTGCCGCAGGTTTGGGCTTGGAAGCCAAAAAGAGTAGCAAAGGTAGAAAAGTATTGCGATAACTTGGCTTCTATTTTGCCGTTTGATGCCAAATTTTATAATCGCTGCATTTATGTCGGACACCCATTGCTTGATGAGCTTAAAGTGCGTAAAAATACTCTTATAGATAGTAAGAAATTTGCTTTTATGCCGGGCTCTAGAAAGGCCGAGATAGCTCGTCTGATGCCGATTTTTAGAGAAGTTGCAAAAAAGATAGATGGAGTAAAGCAGCTGGTGGTTCCTCCTCATTTGATGAATGAGCTGGAAATTTACGGAGATATAGGTGAATTTGAAGTTGTAAATAACGCTCCAAGAGCCCTTTTGCAAAGTGAATTTGCGTTTATCTGCTCGGGAACCGCCACTCTTCAGGCGGCATTGATTGCGACTCCGTTTGTTTTAGCCTATAAGGCTAAAGCCATTGATATATTTATAGCTAGGATTTTTGTTAAGCTAAAATTTATAGGTCTTGCTAATATAATGCTTGATTTTATGGGAGAGAACAAGCTTCATATTGAGCTCTTGCAAGATGAGGTAACGGCTGAAAATTTACTAAAAGCATATGAAAATTGTGATAAAAATAAATTTATAGAAGGTTGTATAAAGCTACGCAACTATTTAAAGCACGGCTCTGCCGAAAATGTAGCTAATATAATAAAAAAGGATTAA
- the surE gene encoding 5'/3'-nucleotidase SurE has translation MREILITNDDGFEAKGLHELARALMEIPNTNVTIVAPSSEKSACAHSLTLTKPLRFIKIDDNFFKLDDATPSDCVYLALHALYQKKPDLVISGINHGANLGEDITYSGTCGAAMEGVLQGIKSIAFSQFYKNDSIEMLGFSLAREIVKFIVPKVLDNQINLPDRQFLNVNIPAVTPKEFKGYQVVPVGRRSYATHATLNRNPRGIEYYWLGVAALDYEQGEPSDISVVNEGYASLTPIMLDMTAHSSLEILKKSIK, from the coding sequence TTGAGAGAGATTCTAATCACAAATGATGACGGATTTGAGGCAAAAGGACTTCACGAACTAGCTAGAGCCTTAATGGAGATACCAAACACAAATGTAACCATAGTAGCTCCAAGCTCTGAAAAATCAGCTTGTGCACACTCTTTGACACTTACAAAACCGCTTAGATTTATAAAAATAGATGATAATTTTTTCAAGCTTGACGACGCTACCCCAAGCGATTGCGTATACTTAGCGCTTCACGCCTTATATCAAAAAAAACCTGATTTAGTAATATCTGGCATAAATCACGGTGCAAATTTGGGCGAGGATATAACCTATTCTGGAACGTGTGGAGCAGCGATGGAAGGAGTATTGCAAGGAATTAAATCAATCGCATTTTCGCAATTTTATAAAAATGACAGCATAGAGATGCTTGGCTTTTCTCTAGCAAGAGAGATAGTAAAATTTATAGTGCCAAAAGTACTTGACAATCAGATAAATTTGCCTGATAGACAATTTTTAAACGTAAACATCCCAGCGGTTACTCCAAAAGAGTTTAAAGGTTATCAAGTTGTGCCGGTAGGCAGGCGAAGCTATGCTACTCACGCTACACTTAACCGTAATCCAAGAGGGATAGAGTATTATTGGTTAGGAGTAGCTGCGCTTGATTATGAACAAGGCGAACCAAGCGATATAAGCGTTGTAAACGAAGGCTACGCGAGCCTTACTCCTATTATGCTTGATATGACGGCTCACTCAAGCCTAGAAATTTTAAAAAAGAGCATAAAATGA
- a CDS encoding tRNA threonylcarbamoyladenosine dehydratase: MSEIIDRFTRIRWLVGGDGFEKLQKAKVLVCGVGGVGGVCVDALARSGIGEIVIIDKDTFDITNQNRQIYSEAVGAVKVDEFAKIYPNIKALKELITPKFIENFDFSKFDVVVDAIDDMAAKIALANAAPKKIIASMGGAKRIDASQVKVASVWQTYNDPLARKYRSELKRSGFQGDFEVVFSTELPQCKELGSFMGVTAVFGLNLASLTVKKILA, encoded by the coding sequence ATGAGCGAGATAATAGATAGATTTACTCGCATAAGATGGCTTGTGGGGGGTGACGGCTTTGAAAAACTTCAAAAGGCCAAAGTGCTAGTATGCGGAGTTGGAGGAGTCGGAGGAGTATGCGTAGACGCTCTAGCTCGAAGCGGAATCGGTGAAATCGTAATAATAGACAAAGACACTTTCGACATTACAAACCAAAATCGCCAAATTTACAGCGAAGCGGTAGGGGCTGTGAAAGTAGACGAATTTGCTAAAATTTATCCAAATATCAAGGCTTTAAAAGAGCTTATCACGCCTAAATTTATAGAAAATTTTGACTTTAGCAAATTTGATGTCGTAGTAGATGCCATAGATGATATGGCGGCAAAAATCGCTCTTGCTAATGCTGCGCCTAAAAAAATAATAGCCTCGATGGGGGGAGCAAAACGCATAGACGCCTCACAGGTAAAAGTAGCCTCTGTATGGCAAACCTACAATGATCCTCTTGCCAGAAAATATAGAAGCGAGCTTAAAAGATCAGGATTTCAAGGCGACTTTGAAGTGGTATTTTCTACGGAGTTACCACAGTGTAAAGAGCTTGGAAGCTTTATGGGAGTGACGGCTGTCTTTGGACTAAATTTAGCAAGTCTTACAGTAAAGAAAATTTTAGCCTAA
- a CDS encoding isoleucyl-tRNA synthetase, whose amino-acid sequence MKFINAFFIGILFVLAVIFTLFVGLKTSYFDYYKVSEYFNIIFVDSVPWLWILPTSFVFGYLIFYTPFRKFIRIFYAIILLVCALSWQDELGRKIGEFIFKGELTTIKPSPDLNITIKGNVIYTGRKQIYFLRSDTGKVVEIKRF is encoded by the coding sequence ATGAAGTTTATAAACGCTTTTTTTATAGGAATTTTATTCGTTTTAGCAGTTATTTTTACTCTTTTTGTCGGGCTTAAAACAAGCTATTTTGACTATTATAAAGTATCTGAATATTTTAATATAATTTTTGTAGATAGTGTGCCTTGGCTTTGGATTTTACCGACCTCTTTTGTATTCGGATATCTTATTTTCTATACACCTTTTAGAAAATTTATACGAATTTTTTACGCCATTATTTTATTAGTCTGCGCTCTATCGTGGCAAGATGAGTTAGGCAGAAAGATCGGTGAATTTATTTTTAAAGGTGAATTAACCACCATTAAGCCTTCGCCTGATTTAAATATAACAATCAAAGGAAATGTTATATACACCGGGCGCAAACAAATTTACTTTCTTAGAAGTGATACCGGCAAGGTTGTAGAGATCAAAAGATTTTAG
- the gdhA gene encoding NADP-specific glutamate dehydrogenase, with protein MSEYINQTLEWIKRTNPGQAVFVQAATEVLYNLEPLIKKESKYQKHAILERIVIPERTVIFRVTYTDDNGRPQVHNGYRIQFNSAVGPYKGGLRFHPSVDLGVLKFLAFEQIFKNSLTGVRMGGAKGGSSFDPKGKSDNEIMRFCQAFINELYRHIGNTVDVPAGDIGVGAREIGYMFGQYKKLTGRFDGILTGKGLNWGGSLARTEATGYGVVYFTQNMLQKAGLDLDGKRCSVSGSGNVAIYTIEKLYQVGALPITASDSSGYVYDSEGIDVSLLKEIKEVRRERLSEYVKFRPNAKYVSVSEYKEGRNGVWDVPCDGAFPCATQNEIHLTDIKVLYANGCRFVAEGANMPSTLDAINFMLAQKDFYFAPAKAANAGGVGTSGIEMMQNAGMTSWSFEKVDRMLHGIMNHIFELSYETSKEFGDEGNLVLGSNIAGFRKVADAMIDQGYV; from the coding sequence ATGAGCGAATATATTAACCAGACTTTGGAGTGGATAAAGAGGACAAACCCAGGTCAGGCAGTATTCGTCCAAGCCGCTACAGAGGTGCTTTATAATTTAGAGCCTTTAATAAAAAAAGAGAGCAAATACCAAAAACACGCCATATTAGAGCGCATAGTAATCCCTGAAAGAACGGTTATTTTTAGAGTGACATATACCGATGATAATGGAAGACCCCAGGTTCATAATGGCTATAGAATCCAATTCAATTCAGCAGTTGGTCCATATAAGGGCGGGCTTAGATTTCATCCTAGTGTTGATCTTGGTGTGCTGAAATTTTTAGCATTTGAGCAGATTTTTAAAAACTCTCTTACAGGCGTTAGAATGGGTGGTGCAAAAGGCGGAAGCAGTTTTGATCCAAAGGGTAAAAGCGATAATGAGATAATGCGTTTTTGCCAAGCTTTTATAAACGAACTATACCGCCATATAGGTAACACCGTAGATGTGCCAGCAGGCGATATAGGTGTGGGCGCTAGAGAGATTGGATATATGTTTGGACAGTATAAAAAACTAACCGGTAGATTTGATGGGATTTTAACAGGCAAAGGCTTAAATTGGGGCGGAAGCCTTGCTAGAACAGAGGCTACAGGATATGGAGTTGTGTATTTTACTCAAAATATGCTTCAAAAAGCCGGTCTTGATCTTGATGGCAAAAGATGCTCCGTAAGCGGAAGCGGAAATGTCGCCATATATACCATAGAAAAGCTTTATCAGGTGGGGGCATTGCCTATTACGGCTTCTGATTCAAGTGGTTACGTATATGATAGCGAAGGTATAGATGTATCTTTACTAAAGGAGATAAAAGAGGTTAGGCGTGAAAGACTTAGCGAATATGTGAAATTTAGACCAAATGCAAAATATGTAAGCGTGAGCGAATATAAAGAGGGCAGAAATGGAGTCTGGGATGTGCCTTGTGACGGAGCTTTTCCTTGTGCTACTCAAAACGAGATCCATTTAACAGATATAAAAGTGCTTTACGCAAACGGTTGTCGCTTTGTCGCAGAGGGTGCAAACATGCCAAGCACATTAGATGCGATAAATTTTATGCTAGCTCAAAAAGATTTTTATTTCGCTCCTGCAAAAGCTGCAAATGCGGGAGGAGTCGGCACTAGCGGAATAGAGATGATGCAAAATGCCGGTATGACATCTTGGAGTTTTGAAAAAGTAGATAGAATGCTTCACGGTATCATGAATCATATTTTTGAACTCTCTTACGAGACGAGCAAGGAATTTGGAGACGAAGGCAACTTGGTTTTAGGCTCAAACATCGCAGGTTTTAGAAAAGTTGCTGATGCGATGATAGATCAGGGGTATGTCTGA
- a CDS encoding Sua5/YciO/YrdC/YwlC family protein — MIYLAQTDTTAGFLSKDYRELNRIKGRDEDKPCLITTSKFSELKTLVRVPDKFKNLVRRARKTTFLYPNLKAVRIVKECEHAQFLDIHGWLYSTSANLSGEKFDEIWAKSVADNIVDSEFKESASSRIYKISNKRIKKLR, encoded by the coding sequence ATGATATATCTTGCCCAAACCGATACTACAGCTGGATTTTTAAGCAAAGATTATCGTGAACTAAACCGAATTAAAGGGCGAGACGAAGATAAGCCATGTCTTATCACAACATCAAAATTTAGCGAGCTAAAAACACTCGTGCGAGTTCCAGATAAATTTAAAAATTTAGTTCGCCGAGCAAGAAAAACTACATTTTTATATCCAAATTTAAAGGCCGTGCGAATTGTTAAAGAGTGCGAGCATGCTCAATTTCTTGATATTCACGGCTGGCTTTACTCAACTAGTGCAAATTTAAGCGGAGAGAAATTTGATGAAATTTGGGCAAAAAGCGTAGCGGATAATATAGTGGATAGCGAGTTTAAAGAGAGTGCAAGCTCAAGGATATATAAAATTTCAAACAAAAGAATAAAAAAGCTTAGATAG
- a CDS encoding DMT family transporter: MQKNISEFLGILSTLFGGILWGFSGVCGQYLFEQKNISPDWLVPYRLFLAGTVLVIYFMISNPKLAFKPIRDTKLLLELMIYAFFGLLMTQYTYFCAIELSNAAVATVIQYSAPAMILAVVCLMERRFPKQNELIALILAILGVFLLATHGNFNTLAIGGKALVYALISATGIVIYSLVPTRLNKKYPVALNLGWGMVIAGAALALITRPWSLDGVSDTDGFLAFLSVVTLGTIFAFSFYMVGVKTIGASKASMIACIEPVSAAIFGYFWLKTEFVLLDFIGFVFIISCILILSKKEKAR; the protein is encoded by the coding sequence ATGCAAAAAAATATAAGCGAATTCTTGGGCATACTCTCTACACTTTTTGGCGGTATTTTATGGGGTTTTAGTGGGGTTTGCGGACAATATCTATTCGAACAAAAAAATATAAGCCCAGATTGGCTTGTTCCTTACAGGCTATTTTTGGCTGGAACGGTTTTGGTAATATATTTTATGATTTCAAATCCAAAGCTAGCTTTTAAACCGATAAGAGATACTAAGTTGCTTTTAGAGCTTATGATATATGCTTTTTTCGGTCTTTTGATGACGCAATATACATATTTTTGTGCTATAGAGCTATCAAATGCCGCAGTTGCAACGGTCATACAATACTCTGCGCCTGCAATGATACTAGCTGTTGTATGTTTAATGGAGAGAAGATTTCCAAAGCAAAATGAACTAATCGCTTTAATACTTGCTATTTTAGGTGTCTTTTTATTGGCAACTCATGGAAATTTCAATACTCTTGCCATCGGAGGAAAAGCTTTAGTTTATGCTCTAATAAGCGCAACAGGCATCGTCATTTATAGCCTTGTACCGACAAGACTTAATAAAAAATATCCTGTCGCCTTAAACCTGGGCTGGGGTATGGTGATAGCTGGAGCTGCTTTGGCACTTATAACAAGACCTTGGAGTTTAGATGGTGTAAGTGATACTGATGGCTTTTTAGCGTTTTTGTCTGTCGTCACCTTAGGCACTATTTTTGCCTTTAGTTTTTATATGGTAGGCGTTAAGACAATAGGTGCAAGCAAGGCTAGCATGATAGCTTGCATAGAGCCTGTTAGTGCCGCTATTTTTGGATATTTTTGGCTTAAGACCGAGTTTGTTTTATTAGATTTTATCGGGTTTGTATTTATAATATCTTGTATTTTAATACTTTCTAAAAAGGAGAAGGCGAGATGA
- a CDS encoding DNA-methyltransferase, with protein MADKVESNFTLLQGDCFEILPKFTKEFDLIFADPPYFLSNNGLSIQSGRIVSVNKGEWDKSYGIDEIDKFNLSWLSLAKNALTDNGSVMISGTYHNIFSIGRALQKLDYKILNIITWQKTNPPPNFSCRYLTHSTEQIIWARKSEKHKHIFNYELMKKLNGDKQMKDVWSFPAIAPWEKSCGKHPTQKPLSLLVRIILMASSANSLICDPFSGSSTTGIAANLLGRKFVGIEKEDEFIKISQKRKQELDANFVNFKRKFSDIRLLEQYSLDF; from the coding sequence ATGGCTGATAAAGTAGAAAGCAACTTCACTCTTCTTCAAGGCGATTGCTTTGAAATTTTGCCGAAATTTACAAAAGAATTTGATCTAATCTTTGCCGATCCGCCATATTTTTTATCAAATAACGGCTTAAGTATCCAAAGCGGACGCATAGTAAGCGTCAATAAAGGCGAGTGGGATAAGAGCTATGGCATAGATGAGATAGATAAATTTAACCTCTCTTGGCTTAGCCTAGCCAAAAATGCGCTAACCGACAACGGAAGTGTAATGATAAGCGGAACCTATCATAATATCTTTTCTATCGGGCGAGCTTTGCAAAAGCTGGATTATAAAATTTTAAATATCATAACATGGCAAAAGACAAATCCGCCTCCAAATTTTAGCTGTAGATACCTAACTCACAGCACAGAGCAGATTATCTGGGCAAGAAAGAGTGAAAAGCATAAGCATATATTTAACTACGAACTTATGAAAAAACTAAACGGCGATAAACAGATGAAAGATGTTTGGAGTTTTCCGGCTATTGCTCCTTGGGAGAAAAGCTGCGGCAAGCATCCGACGCAAAAGCCGCTTTCTCTTTTAGTGCGTATAATTTTGATGGCAAGCAGTGCAAATAGCCTTATCTGCGATCCTTTTAGCGGTTCAAGCACGACGGGAATAGCTGCAAATTTATTAGGACGAAAATTTGTAGGTATAGAAAAAGAGGATGAATTTATTAAAATTTCTCAAAAAAGAAAACAGGAGTTAGATGCAAATTTTGTCAATTTTAAACGTAAATTTTCAGACATTCGACTACTTGAACAATATAGCTTAGATTTTTAA
- a CDS encoding DpnII family type II restriction endonuclease has product MKALFIILKKSVNICFQTEVSNLSLGLDLGSDQKRFDFVIKAGELTYLIETNFYNTGGSKLNEVARSYIEISHKVSLYDRFKFVWITDGQGWLSAKNKLEEAYKSVKIYNLSTLHLFTSELKHG; this is encoded by the coding sequence ATCAAAGCACTCTTTATCATACTTAAAAAGTCTGTTAATATTTGTTTTCAAACTGAAGTTAGCAACCTAAGCCTTGGCTTAGATTTAGGAAGCGATCAAAAGAGATTTGATTTTGTTATCAAAGCTGGTGAGCTAACATATTTGATAGAGACAAATTTTTATAATACGGGCGGTTCAAAACTAAATGAAGTAGCCAGATCCTATATAGAAATTTCGCACAAAGTTTCACTTTATGACAGATTTAAATTCGTTTGGATAACAGACGGACAAGGCTGGTTAAGTGCTAAAAATAAGCTTGAAGAAGCTTATAAAAGTGTGAAGATTTACAACTTATCTACGCTTCATCTTTTTACTAGTGAGCTAAAACATGGCTGA
- a CDS encoding DpnII family type II restriction endonuclease has protein sequence MEQNLTNFYDFLGMLRKTNANLGYFTDFKKCDENLQIVSIKLHALNFLLGKDDLKTNIFTIKIF, from the coding sequence ATGGAGCAAAATTTAACAAATTTTTATGATTTTTTAGGGATGCTTAGGAAAACTAATGCAAATTTAGGTTATTTTACCGATTTTAAAAAGTGTGATGAAAATTTGCAAATTGTTTCGATAAAGCTTCATGCGCTTAATTTTTTGCTTGGTAAAGATGATTTGAAAACAAATATTTTCACTATTAAAATATTCTGA
- a CDS encoding DpnD/PcfM family protein, whose translation MEFEVQITETLVKKLVIKAKNKEEACKIAKSAYNKCEVILSADDFCCVEFEAKEQIKSEI comes from the coding sequence TTGGAATTTGAAGTTCAAATAACCGAGACACTTGTAAAAAAGCTTGTTATTAAAGCAAAAAATAAAGAAGAAGCGTGTAAGATCGCAAAATCAGCTTATAATAAATGTGAAGTGATTTTAAGCGCAGATGATTTTTGCTGTGTGGAATTTGAAGCCAAAGAACAAATTAAGTCTGAAATTTAA
- the carB gene encoding carbamoyl-phosphate synthase large subunit → MPKREDIKTVLLIGSGPIVIGQACEFDYSGTQAAKTLKSLGYKVVLINSNPATIMTDPDFADATYVEPITKESIKRIIDKENVDAILPTMGGQVALNVAMQLHESGMLEGVKFLGARPEAIKKGEDRQEFKAAMQRIGMDLPKSRYAYNLEEAMSAANEIGFPLIIRASFTLGGAGSGVAYNIDEFRELAQAGIDASPIHEILIEESLLGWKEYEMEVIRDSKDSCIIVCSIENLDPMGVHTGDSITIAPALTLTDKEYQKMREASFAIIREIGVDTGGSNMQFAINPKNGRMVVIEMNPRVSRSSALASKATGYPIAKVATLLAVGFSLDEIKNDIADTPASREPAIDYIVTKIPRFTFEKFPGANPYLGTAMKSVGEVMAIGRTFKESIQKALCSMEKDFYGFNFLNLDKNALIYGLRNANENRLLMIAQAFRDGLSIDEISEYSKIDPWFLDQIRQIVEFEDRIDMDILNDENLLREAKSMGFSDKMIAHLINLKDNLELSQNDIYFARNKLGINLEYNEVDTCAGELKALTSYLYSTTNITKIPQNLLADDSKKVMIIGGGPNRIGQGIEFDYCCVHASYALRDLGVKTIMYNCNPETVSTDYDTSDVLYFEPIDFEHVRSVIEREKPDGVIVHFGGQTPLKFAKRLTIAGAKIIGTTARVIDIAEDRKKFSEFINKIGVKQPVNDTATSESEAIRKANTIGYPVLVRPSYVLGGRAMRRVHSEAELKEYMSEAVNVSNNSPVLLDKFLQDAIELDVDAISDGKDVYIGAIMQHIEEAGIHSGDSACILPPMSLSSEMIKKVESQTRDIALNLGVVGLMNIQFAIYQNELYMIEVNPRASRTVPFVSKATGVPMAKVATRVMWQGNLREALKFYDAYGVVFEEEGILKPRVKNHVCVKEAVFPFNKLSGADLILGPEMKSTGEVMGISSDFARSFAKSQIAANNSLPTVGLVFLTLADNDKTYAVNLAKEFIKLGFKIIATGGTHKILKYSNVDAEFVYKISEGRPNVEDMLKNGDISLVINTSDSKSNAEDGKKIRQNILRFKIPYFTTIAAALAAAKSIRSVQDGSALEVKSLQDYLTK, encoded by the coding sequence ATGCCAAAAAGAGAAGATATAAAAACAGTTTTATTGATAGGCTCAGGACCTATTGTTATCGGTCAAGCTTGCGAATTTGATTATAGTGGCACGCAGGCGGCTAAGACTCTAAAGAGTTTAGGCTATAAGGTCGTGCTTATTAACTCAAACCCAGCTACCATCATGACCGATCCTGATTTTGCCGATGCTACTTATGTAGAGCCTATTACAAAAGAGAGTATAAAACGTATAATCGATAAAGAAAATGTAGATGCCATTTTGCCTACTATGGGTGGACAAGTGGCTTTAAACGTGGCTATGCAGCTACATGAATCAGGAATGCTTGAAGGCGTGAAATTCTTAGGCGCTAGACCTGAGGCGATCAAAAAGGGTGAGGATAGACAGGAATTTAAAGCTGCTATGCAAAGAATAGGTATGGATCTGCCAAAGAGTAGATACGCTTATAACCTCGAAGAAGCTATGTCAGCTGCTAATGAGATAGGATTTCCTCTTATTATTAGAGCGTCTTTTACTCTAGGTGGCGCAGGAAGCGGAGTTGCATATAATATTGATGAGTTTAGAGAGCTTGCGCAAGCTGGCATAGATGCAAGCCCGATACATGAAATTTTAATAGAGGAGAGTTTGCTTGGCTGGAAAGAGTATGAGATGGAGGTTATTAGAGATAGCAAAGACAGTTGCATTATAGTATGTTCTATCGAAAACCTCGATCCAATGGGTGTGCATACGGGAGATTCTATCACTATAGCCCCAGCGCTTACTCTAACAGATAAAGAGTATCAAAAGATGCGCGAAGCAAGCTTTGCGATTATCAGGGAGATAGGTGTAGATACCGGTGGAAGCAATATGCAGTTTGCTATAAATCCGAAAAATGGTAGAATGGTAGTTATAGAAATGAACCCGCGTGTTAGCCGTAGTTCTGCGCTTGCCAGTAAGGCTACAGGTTATCCTATAGCAAAGGTTGCTACTCTTCTTGCCGTTGGCTTTAGCCTAGACGAGATAAAAAACGATATAGCCGATACTCCTGCATCAAGAGAGCCCGCAATTGATTATATAGTGACTAAAATTCCTCGCTTTACTTTTGAAAAATTTCCAGGTGCGAATCCGTATTTAGGCACGGCGATGAAGTCTGTGGGTGAAGTAATGGCTATAGGAAGGACGTTTAAAGAGAGTATTCAAAAGGCACTTTGCTCGATGGAAAAGGATTTTTATGGATTTAACTTTTTAAATTTAGATAAAAACGCTTTGATTTACGGACTTAGAAACGCTAATGAAAATCGTCTTTTGATGATCGCTCAAGCATTTAGAGACGGACTTAGTATAGATGAAATTAGCGAATATAGCAAGATAGATCCTTGGTTTTTGGATCAAATTCGCCAAATAGTTGAATTTGAAGATAGAATTGATATGGATATATTAAATGATGAAAATTTGCTTCGCGAAGCCAAATCAATGGGCTTTAGCGATAAGATGATAGCTCATCTTATAAATTTAAAAGACAATCTTGAACTTAGTCAAAATGATATCTATTTTGCTAGAAATAAGCTTGGTATTAATCTTGAATACAATGAGGTAGATACTTGCGCAGGAGAGTTAAAAGCGCTTACTTCGTATCTGTATTCTACGACAAATATCACTAAAATTCCACAAAATTTATTAGCCGATGATTCTAAAAAAGTGATGATAATAGGCGGTGGACCAAACCGAATAGGTCAAGGCATAGAATTTGATTATTGCTGCGTACATGCAAGCTACGCTCTTCGCGATCTTGGCGTAAAGACTATAATGTATAACTGTAATCCAGAGACTGTATCAACAGATTACGACACGAGCGATGTGCTTTATTTTGAGCCGATTGATTTTGAGCATGTACGCTCAGTCATCGAACGCGAAAAGCCAGATGGAGTGATAGTGCATTTCGGAGGACAAACTCCTCTTAAATTTGCTAAGCGCTTAACTATAGCCGGTGCTAAGATTATCGGAACTACTGCTCGCGTTATTGATATCGCAGAAGATAGAAAGAAATTTAGCGAATTTATAAATAAAATCGGAGTAAAGCAACCCGTTAACGATACCGCTACAAGCGAAAGCGAGGCTATTAGAAAGGCTAATACCATAGGTTATCCGGTGCTTGTGCGTCCTAGCTATGTACTTGGCGGACGTGCTATGAGAAGAGTTCATAGTGAGGCTGAACTAAAAGAGTATATGAGCGAAGCTGTGAATGTAAGCAACAATTCTCCTGTATTGCTTGATAAATTCTTGCAAGATGCTATTGAGCTTGATGTCGATGCAATAAGCGACGGCAAGGATGTATATATCGGTGCTATTATGCAGCATATCGAGGAGGCGGGTATCCACTCAGGCGATAGCGCGTGCATACTGCCACCAATGAGTTTAAGTAGCGAGATGATAAAAAAAGTCGAGAGCCAAACTCGCGATATAGCACTAAATTTGGGCGTTGTGGGACTTATGAATATCCAGTTTGCTATCTATCAAAACGAGCTATATATGATAGAAGTAAACCCTCGCGCAAGTCGCACCGTGCCTTTTGTAAGTAAGGCTACGGGCGTTCCTATGGCAAAGGTTGCAACCCGCGTTATGTGGCAAGGAAATTTGCGTGAAGCGCTTAAATTTTACGACGCTTACGGAGTCGTCTTTGAAGAGGAGGGCATCCTAAAACCGCGCGTTAAAAATCACGTTTGCGTTAAAGAAGCGGTATTTCCGTTTAATAAACTAAGCGGCGCAGACTTAATCCTTGGCCCTGAGATGAAATCAACGGGCGAAGTTATGGGTATCAGCAGTGATTTTGCAAGAAGCTTTGCCAAGTCGCAAATTGCAGCCAACAACTCGCTTCCGACAGTGGGACTTGTCTTCTTAACTCTTGCGGATAATGACAAGACATATGCTGTTAATCTTGCAAAAGAGTTTATAAAATTAGGGTTTAAGATAATAGCAACAGGTGGAACGCATAAAATTTTAAAATATAGCAATGTAGATGCGGAATTTGTGTATAAGATCAGCGAAGGTCGTCCAAACGTGGAAGATATGCTCAAAAACGGCGATATCTCGCTTGTTATAAACACAAGCGACAGCAAATCAAACGCCGAGGATGGCAAGAAAATTCGCCAAAATATATTGCGATTTAAAATTCCTTATTTTACGACTATCGCTGCTGCGCTTGCCGCTGCAAAGTCGATTAGAAGCGTTCAAGATGGTTCAGCTTTGGAAGTAAAAAGTTTACAGGATTATTTAACGAAATAG